Part of the Kushneria marisflavi genome, CAAAGCGTATTGCCACGACTACCTGGCAGCCCGAACAGCGCCTTCGCATTGTAGGAAGTCGCTCTCATGGCAATCACAAACTCGAGCGCCTTTTGAAGGTTCTACCGCCCCATGAGCTTGAAGGCGTAGGCAGTTCTCTCAAGTTTTGTCGCATTGCAGAAGGTGCAGCCGACTGTTACCCAAGGCCCGGTGCCACATGTGAATGGGATACGGGAGCTGCGCACATTATCCTCGAAGAAGCCGGCGGCACCGTTCTTCGATTGAACACCGAGACGTATAAGGTTGAAGAGTCGCTTCAATATAATCAGCGTCACTCACTGATTAACCCGGATTTCATTGCTCTTGGGCGAGGGCTTGCCGAGAAATGGAATGAACCGGGTTTTTTGAGTCACTATGTTGGCACCGCGCCTTAAATATTCTGCGATAGCTGCCGATAGTGTCACCAAGAGAACAATGAATCCGCTTCTGCCTGCCAGGATTCACCATTCCGGAGAGTTATAAATGGCTATCGAATCACTGGGTGTCGGTTCCAACCTTAATCTGTCATCACTACTTGACGGTCTGGAAAAGTCTGAAAAAACCAAGCTGCAACCGATTACAGCCAAGCTTTCGTCGACCAATGCCAAGCTATCTGCGTTTGGCCAGCTTCAGAATTCGCTTGAAAGCTTTCAGACTGCAGCCCAAAAGCTCAACGACTCAAAACTCTATCAAGGCTTTGCAACGCAGGTCAGTGGCTCGGCATTGACGGCAAAAGCCGACAGTACGGCAGCTGCAGGCAGTTATGACATTCAGGTCAATAGTCTTGCGACAGCTGAATCACGAGCTACAGCGGGACGCGCCGACACCGACAGTATTGTTGGCACCGGTCAATTGACCATCAATCTTGGAAGCAAGTCTACTGATATTGATATTACCGATGGTTCATTGAGTGGTATTCGCGACGCCATCAATAAAGCCGATGCCGGTGTCACAGCTTCCATCATCAACGACGGCAGTGGAACCCCTTACCGACTGGTATTGAATTCTCAAACGACAGGTGCCGCTTCAACCATGTCGTTTGATAGTACCAATAGTGATCTGAAGTCGCTTTTCAGTGGGGCTGAAACGACGGTGACAGCGCAGGATGCCAGTATTACCGTTAATGGATTGGCCATTACAAGCTCAACCAATACGGTAAAAGAGGCTATTCAGGGGGTCACCCTTGATCTTGCCGAAACGACAGCTGCAGGAGCATCAACAAAACTGACGGTTAATCAGGACACTGACAGCGTCAAAACGGCGGTGAAGGATTTTGTCACGGCCTACAACAACCTGGCTGACAAGATCACTTCTCTGACAAAGCCTACTGGCGAAGGGGATAGCTTCAGAGGCGCTGCGTTAACCGGTAACAGCAATGTTCGCTCTGTTCAAAGCACGCTTCGTAACATCATGAGCAGCGCGGTCGATGGTGGCGGCATGAATTATCTTTTTGAAGCCGGCGTCAGTTTTAGCAAGGATCTCACTAAAAGTGGCAAGCTTGAGATTACGGATGAAGCCAAGCTGGACAAGGCGCTTTCCTCGAACCTTGATGGCATGAAAGGGCTTTTCAGCGGAGACGGTACCAACGGTATCGCCTCAAGGCTGGATAGCAGCATCAAGCAGATGCTGTCTGACAATGGGGTTGTCGGTAGTGCCCAAACAGGCTTGAAGAGTTCGGTAGAAAGTCTCAAGGACCGTAGTGCCAAGATGCAGGACAGCATCAGCACGACCATGGAACGCTACAAGAAGCAGTTTCAGCAACTCGATTCGCTGATGTCTCAGCTCAACAATACTCAGTCGTACCTTGCTCAGCAGCTTGACGCACTCAATAAAGCTTCATAATACGATTACTGCGACGGATACCAGTTATGTATACACAAAGAGGGGCAAGCACCTACGCATCTGTAGGAGTGGAGACAGGGGCCATGAGCGCCTCTCCTCATCAGTTGATCGTCATGCTGTTCGACGGTGCCATGGCGGCCATATTCAAGGCCAAATGGGCCATGGATCACCATGACATTGCTGGCAGAGGCATGGCCATTTCAAAGGCGATCGATATCATTGATGGTGGGTTGCGGGCCAGCCTGGACATGACGCGTGGTGGAGAGCTGGCAGGGCGGCTGTCATCACTTTATGAATATATGTCACGCTCGCTTCTCAAGGCCAATGTCTCCAATGACAAGGCGTTGCTTGAGCATGTGGAAAGCCTTTTAAGCGATATTTCCGGGGCATGGAAGGAAATCGGTACGGCTTCTCAGCAACCTGCCGCAGCAGCTCAGGGCTGATATGGAAAAAAAACGTGCTCTGATCATCCATGGCTATGAGCGGGCCCTGAGTGTGAGCCAGGAAATGCTGGGTCACGCCGGTACTGGGCAGTGGCACAAACTTATTGAGCTTGAGCATGATTATCTATGTGAAATCGATCGGCTTCGAGTGCGCGACGAACAGATAACCCTGGATAGCGAGCGCCAGGCCTACAAGAAAAAAATTCTTGCCCAGCTTCTGGAAAACGACCAACAGCTTCATTTGTTATTGCAGCAAAGGCTTGATGAGCTCAGCCAGCTCATGGAAAAAAGCCGGGTGCAGCAGCAGGTCAGTCGTGCTTATAGTGCGACATCAGCTCCAATGGGTGAATAGTCATGAGTACCATTACGCCACTGCTGGATACCTTGCTTCATAATGTTCTGGGGCGTCGTGCGGATCTGGATCGGGTTGCTTCAAGGCAACCCGATTTGCCGTTGGGAAGCGTGACCTATGCACCGGCCGTGCGTCATGGTACCTCGGATACGCCTGATGAAACGCTGGAGCGCCATAGCGATGATGCGGCGGCAAGAGCCAAACTACCTGACAAGGCATCTGCTCGTGTGACCACTTCGAGTCAGGGTCTTTTTTTTCAGGACACCGCTTCGGATAGCACGCCCGGATCCTCCAGAACGCATTTCAGTGCTGAAGCCAGAGCCATTTCGCGCATTCTGGAGAAATTTCCTGCCACGGCTCCTGTGATTAGCACTGATTCGGTCCTGTTGCCGACGGAAGAGTCGCCCAAAGCGCCCGCACTTGCAGCGACGCTCGCCTCGCAGATCAGGCATAGCGGGCTTTTTTATGAGTCGCACCTTCGTCAATGGCTTCTGGGGCAATACAATCAACAAGCGTTGCTCAAGGAACCACAAAACAGGTTTTTCCAGCTTGCTGCGGCTGGAAGCCAGACACCTTCCGATGCCGATCCGGCATACGATACCTTCTTCGTAGCCATGCGCGAGCGCCCTGCAGCACAAGCCGCAATGACTTCCTCTGAACGAGAAGGTGTTAGACAACACACCATGACCT contains:
- the fliD gene encoding flagellar filament capping protein FliD encodes the protein MAIESLGVGSNLNLSSLLDGLEKSEKTKLQPITAKLSSTNAKLSAFGQLQNSLESFQTAAQKLNDSKLYQGFATQVSGSALTAKADSTAAAGSYDIQVNSLATAESRATAGRADTDSIVGTGQLTINLGSKSTDIDITDGSLSGIRDAINKADAGVTASIINDGSGTPYRLVLNSQTTGAASTMSFDSTNSDLKSLFSGAETTVTAQDASITVNGLAITSSTNTVKEAIQGVTLDLAETTAAGASTKLTVNQDTDSVKTAVKDFVTAYNNLADKITSLTKPTGEGDSFRGAALTGNSNVRSVQSTLRNIMSSAVDGGGMNYLFEAGVSFSKDLTKSGKLEITDEAKLDKALSSNLDGMKGLFSGDGTNGIASRLDSSIKQMLSDNGVVGSAQTGLKSSVESLKDRSAKMQDSISTTMERYKKQFQQLDSLMSQLNNTQSYLAQQLDALNKAS
- the fliS gene encoding flagellar export chaperone FliS, translating into MSASPHQLIVMLFDGAMAAIFKAKWAMDHHDIAGRGMAISKAIDIIDGGLRASLDMTRGGELAGRLSSLYEYMSRSLLKANVSNDKALLEHVESLLSDISGAWKEIGTASQQPAAAAQG
- the fliT gene encoding flagellar protein FliT, with amino-acid sequence MEKKRALIIHGYERALSVSQEMLGHAGTGQWHKLIELEHDYLCEIDRLRVRDEQITLDSERQAYKKKILAQLLENDQQLHLLLQQRLDELSQLMEKSRVQQQVSRAYSATSAPMGE
- the fliK gene encoding flagellar hook-length control protein FliK, translated to MTTSSQGLFFQDTASDSTPGSSRTHFSAEARAISRILEKFPATAPVISTDSVLLPTEESPKAPALAATLASQIRHSGLFYESHLRQWLLGQYNQQALLKEPQNRFFQLAAAGSQTPSDADPAYDTFFVAMRERPAAQAAMTSSEREGVRQHTMTSGQDDLQGVLRHQLELMTSSLVRWEGFLTPQIPVHWEIEQQFEAADSERSDETPRIWRSKLRLTLPTLGHVDLEISLQDKVINVSGRVELPHLAWMTVQGRQLDERMAGAGLQLANLHFTPQGSNDHGSGTT